One segment of Nocardioides sp. QY071 DNA contains the following:
- a CDS encoding ABC transporter permease has translation MSTTAVPTLDISGTPRTPLSRLVGVELRKAIDTRAGFWFATSIVGLVSVVLLIYTLVAPDDSKDLGDMLPVAGGVLGYFLPILIIMLVTSEQSQRNGLVTFTLEPKRSRVVAAKFLAGISLGAVVMVLAGLLAVVFTAIGALTGSSPEWSVDGNLLFNGFVLANLIGIFVGFAIAMLLMNTPAGIVAYFAYSLILPIAAGILSALSSGFEKVAPWIEFNTAQTPLFTGDYQPSGEEWAQFAVAGFLWLVVPLVLGTMRLLRIEFK, from the coding sequence ATGAGCACCACCGCCGTCCCCACCCTGGACATCTCGGGTACGCCGCGCACCCCGCTGAGCCGCTTGGTCGGCGTCGAGCTGCGCAAGGCGATCGACACCCGTGCTGGCTTCTGGTTCGCCACCTCGATCGTCGGCCTGGTCTCGGTCGTGCTGCTGATCTACACCCTCGTCGCCCCGGACGACTCCAAGGACCTCGGCGACATGCTGCCGGTCGCCGGCGGTGTGCTCGGCTACTTCCTGCCGATCCTGATCATCATGCTGGTCACCAGCGAGCAGTCCCAGCGCAACGGCCTGGTCACCTTCACCCTCGAGCCGAAGCGATCGCGGGTCGTGGCCGCGAAGTTCCTCGCCGGCATCAGCCTCGGCGCGGTCGTGATGGTGCTGGCCGGCCTGCTCGCGGTCGTGTTCACCGCGATCGGCGCGCTCACCGGCAGCTCGCCGGAGTGGTCGGTCGACGGCAACCTGCTGTTCAACGGCTTCGTGCTGGCCAACCTGATCGGGATCTTCGTCGGCTTCGCCATCGCGATGCTGCTGATGAACACCCCGGCCGGCATCGTCGCCTACTTCGCCTACAGCCTGATCCTCCCGATCGCCGCCGGCATCCTGAGCGCGCTCAGCTCGGGCTTCGAGAAGGTCGCGCCCTGGATCGAGTTCAACACCGCGCAGACCCCCCTGTTCACCGGCGACTACCAGCCCTCCGGCGAGGAGTGGGCGCAGTTCGCCGTGGCCGGATTCCTGTGGCTCGTGGTCCCGCTGGTCCTCGGCACCATGCGGCTGCTGCGCATCGAGTTCAAGTAG
- the murI gene encoding glutamate racemase gives MRQVNHRGGSDLDAPIGIFDSGFGGLTVARSVIDQLPHESITYVGDTARQPYGPKPIGEVREYALECLDHLVHQGVKALVIACNSASAAMLRDARERYDVPVVEVIYPAARRAVAATRNGRIGVISTRATAESMAYDDAFAAAPQISLTTRACPRFVDFVEAGVTGGDELIAVAHEYLDPLTELGIDTLILGCTHYPLLTGVISYVMGDDVTLVSSAEECAKDVYRMLADSGLMRPTGDPSYTFTTTGSPAEFETIGRRFLGPELVAAGQFAGGVR, from the coding sequence GTGCGGCAGGTGAACCATCGCGGAGGGTCGGATCTCGATGCTCCGATCGGGATCTTCGACTCGGGCTTCGGGGGCCTCACCGTCGCGCGGTCGGTGATCGACCAGCTGCCCCACGAGTCGATCACCTACGTCGGCGACACCGCCCGCCAGCCCTACGGCCCCAAGCCCATCGGCGAGGTGCGCGAGTACGCCCTGGAGTGTCTCGACCACCTCGTCCACCAGGGCGTCAAGGCTCTCGTCATCGCCTGCAACTCCGCGTCGGCCGCGATGCTGCGCGACGCCCGGGAGCGGTACGACGTCCCCGTGGTCGAGGTGATCTACCCGGCCGCCCGGCGCGCCGTCGCCGCCACCCGCAACGGCCGGATCGGCGTCATCTCGACCCGCGCCACGGCCGAGTCGATGGCCTACGACGACGCGTTCGCCGCGGCCCCCCAGATCTCCCTCACCACGCGCGCCTGCCCGCGCTTCGTCGACTTCGTGGAGGCGGGGGTGACCGGCGGCGACGAGCTCATCGCGGTGGCCCACGAGTACCTCGACCCGCTCACCGAGCTCGGCATCGACACCCTGATCCTCGGCTGCACGCACTACCCGCTGCTCACCGGCGTCATCTCCTACGTGATGGGCGACGACGTCACGCTGGTGAGCAGCGCGGAGGAGTGCGCCAAGGACGTCTACCGGATGCTGGCCGACTCCGGCCTCATGCGGCCGACCGGCGACCCGTCGTACACCTTCACGACGACGGGCTCCCCGGCGGAGTTCGAGACGATCGGGCGTCGGTTCCTCGGACCCGAGCTCGTCGCGGCAGGTCAGTTCGCAGGGGGTGTGCGTTGA
- a CDS encoding ATP-binding cassette domain-containing protein, whose translation MITVDRLTKTYGAYTAVDDVSFVCQPGRVTGFLGPNGAGKTTTMRVMVGLTLPTHGTVTIGGLRYHDIPNPGRHVGTLLDASAQHVGRTGREILSIAAQTMGLPKTRVDEMLALVGLNDDEAGRRLRNYSLGMKQRLGIAHALLGDPSVLILDEPANGLDPAGIRWMRGLLKGYADRGGTVLLSSHLLHEVEQIADEMILIGRGKIVAQGDRETLLAGANGTPVTMVTSLDNAALGAALTHAGHAVEPAGPGLKVQASPEQVGRAALSAGVVLTDLRSGGAGLEDLFLELTSADAREAVPGFGAPTPGGIPA comes from the coding sequence ATGATCACCGTCGATCGACTCACCAAGACCTACGGCGCGTACACAGCCGTGGACGACGTCAGCTTCGTGTGCCAGCCCGGTCGCGTCACGGGCTTCCTCGGCCCCAACGGCGCGGGCAAGACCACCACCATGCGCGTCATGGTCGGCCTCACCCTGCCGACCCACGGCACCGTCACCATCGGCGGCCTGCGCTACCACGACATCCCCAACCCGGGGCGCCACGTCGGCACCCTGCTCGACGCGTCGGCGCAGCACGTGGGCCGCACCGGCCGCGAGATCCTCTCGATCGCCGCGCAGACCATGGGCCTGCCGAAGACCCGCGTCGACGAGATGCTCGCGCTGGTCGGGCTCAACGACGACGAGGCCGGGCGCCGCCTGCGCAACTACTCGCTCGGCATGAAGCAGCGCCTCGGCATCGCGCACGCGCTGCTCGGCGACCCGTCGGTGCTCATCCTCGACGAGCCGGCCAACGGCCTCGACCCGGCGGGCATCCGCTGGATGCGTGGCCTGCTCAAGGGGTACGCCGACCGGGGCGGCACCGTGCTGCTGTCCAGCCACCTGCTCCACGAGGTCGAGCAGATCGCCGACGAGATGATCCTCATCGGCCGCGGCAAGATCGTCGCCCAGGGTGACCGCGAGACGCTGCTGGCCGGTGCCAACGGCACCCCGGTCACCATGGTCACCTCGCTCGACAACGCCGCTCTCGGCGCGGCGCTGACTCACGCCGGTCACGCGGTCGAGCCCGCCGGCCCCGGCCTCAAGGTGCAGGCGAGCCCGGAGCAGGTCGGTCGCGCCGCCCTGTCGGCCGGTGTCGTCCTCACCGACCTCCGGTCCGGCGGCGCCGGCCTGGAGGACCTGTTCCTCGAGCTGACCTCGGCCGACGCCCGAGAGGCCGTCCCCGGCTTCGGCGCCCCGACCCCCGGAGGTATCCCCGCATGA
- the rph gene encoding ribonuclease PH: MTTREDGRADDELRQIKITRNWLDHPAGSVLVEFGKTRVLCAASASEGVPRWRKGSGLGWVTAEYAMLPASTNTRSDRESVKGRIGGRTHEISRLIGRSLRAVIDYKALGENTIQLDCDVLQADGGTRTAAITGAYVALADACAKLKVPAALTGSVAAVSVGIIDGVPRLDLPYVEDVRAETDMNVVMTGDGRFVEVQGTAEGVAFDRAELDALLALAEKGCADLTRMQREALSS, encoded by the coding sequence ATGACCACCCGCGAGGACGGCCGCGCCGACGACGAGCTGCGGCAGATCAAGATCACCCGGAACTGGCTCGACCACCCCGCCGGCTCGGTGCTGGTCGAGTTCGGCAAGACGCGCGTGCTGTGCGCGGCCTCCGCCTCCGAGGGCGTGCCGCGCTGGCGCAAGGGCTCGGGCCTGGGCTGGGTCACCGCCGAGTACGCCATGCTCCCGGCCTCCACCAACACCCGCTCGGACCGTGAGTCGGTCAAGGGCCGCATCGGTGGCCGCACCCACGAGATCAGCCGCCTGATCGGCCGCTCGCTGCGTGCGGTCATCGACTACAAGGCGCTCGGCGAGAACACCATCCAGCTCGACTGCGACGTCCTCCAGGCCGACGGCGGCACCCGCACCGCCGCCATCACCGGCGCGTACGTCGCCCTCGCCGACGCCTGCGCGAAGCTCAAGGTCCCCGCCGCGCTCACCGGCTCGGTGGCCGCCGTCAGCGTCGGCATCATCGACGGCGTGCCCCGCCTCGACCTGCCCTACGTCGAGGACGTGCGCGCCGAGACCGACATGAACGTCGTGATGACCGGTGACGGCCGGTTCGTCGAGGTCCAGGGCACCGCTGAGGGCGTCGCCTTCGACCGCGCCGAGCTCGACGCGCTGCTCGCTCTCGCCGAGAAGGGCTGCGCCGACCTCACCCGGATGCAGCGCGAGGCGCTCTCGTCGTGA
- a CDS encoding SGNH/GDSL hydrolase family protein: MGNGYLRFAALGDSTTVGLGDPLPAGGWRGWARLLVESLQASYDVSFCNVALSGATAAVVREQQLDQALAHRPDLASLLVGVNDTLRSSWDPDRLHADLSHVAGALVDGGATLMTVRWHDHAALLGLPRVLVRPMAERITLVNEVYDDLHATYGGLRLDLALMPEVVDRTCWSIDRFHPSELGHRALARAWAERLRAVGLDLPLPSLEPGGGCEPSWRRDVAWMVTEGAPWFGRRARDLGPWAVRRALAAAR, translated from the coding sequence GTGGGCAACGGATACCTCCGCTTCGCCGCTCTCGGCGACAGCACCACCGTCGGCCTCGGCGATCCGCTCCCGGCCGGCGGCTGGCGGGGCTGGGCCCGGCTCCTGGTCGAGTCGCTGCAGGCGTCGTACGACGTCTCGTTCTGCAACGTCGCTCTCTCGGGGGCGACGGCTGCAGTCGTCCGGGAGCAGCAGCTCGACCAGGCGCTGGCGCACCGGCCCGACCTGGCCTCGCTGCTCGTCGGGGTCAACGACACGCTCCGCTCCAGCTGGGACCCGGACCGGCTGCACGCCGACCTGAGCCACGTCGCCGGTGCGCTGGTCGACGGCGGGGCGACCCTGATGACCGTCCGGTGGCACGACCACGCCGCGCTGCTGGGGCTGCCGCGCGTGCTCGTGCGGCCGATGGCCGAGCGGATCACCCTCGTCAACGAGGTCTACGACGACCTGCACGCGACGTACGGCGGCCTGCGGCTCGACCTCGCGCTGATGCCCGAGGTGGTCGACCGGACCTGCTGGTCGATCGACCGCTTCCACCCCTCCGAGCTCGGGCACCGAGCGCTGGCCCGGGCATGGGCCGAGCGGCTGCGCGCCGTGGGTCTGGACCTCCCGTTGCCGAGCCTCGAGCCGGGTGGCGGCTGCGAGCCGAGCTGGCGCCGCGACGTCGCCTGGATGGTGACCGAGGGCGCGCCGTGGTTCGGCCGTCGGGCGCGGGACCTGGGGCCCTGGGCAGTGCGGAGGGCCCTCGCCGCCGCTCGGTAG
- a CDS encoding histidine kinase has product MDTPDDYQPRLRWYNQLWRYVLALALGLLVWGPVMDAQVDENPLLFWADLVVGLLAFVLVWFRRRWPFTIAVVTILMAPISSLSAGPAALATVSLATRRRWWQVITVGALNVVFSLVYYAVQPSESVDPWWVNLSVTVAVVLAITAWGMYIGSRRELIWTLRQRAETAEAERDLRATQARSTERARIAREMHDVLAHRISQISMHAGALTYREDLSADEMRSSVAVIQAKAHEALTDLREVLGVLRDVDGAAATGPLTGPQPTYGDLEALVADARDAGAAIEYDDGLAGGEPLPDAVGRTVYRIVQEGITNAGKHAPAATLRISVSGSPADGVDVVLRNALGFGPTRTPGAGLGLVGLTERAELRGGTLTHRFEHAPGGTGAEVFVLHAWLPWAAEPGQGEDHP; this is encoded by the coding sequence GTGGACACGCCGGACGACTACCAGCCGCGCCTGCGCTGGTACAACCAGCTGTGGCGCTACGTCCTGGCCCTCGCGCTCGGACTGCTCGTCTGGGGGCCGGTGATGGACGCCCAGGTCGACGAGAACCCGCTGCTGTTCTGGGCCGATCTCGTCGTCGGCCTGCTGGCCTTCGTGCTCGTCTGGTTCCGCCGGCGCTGGCCGTTCACCATCGCCGTGGTGACCATCCTGATGGCACCGATCAGCTCGCTCTCCGCGGGTCCGGCCGCCCTGGCCACCGTCTCGCTGGCGACCCGGCGGCGCTGGTGGCAGGTGATCACCGTCGGCGCCCTCAACGTGGTGTTCAGCCTCGTCTACTACGCGGTCCAGCCCAGCGAGTCGGTCGACCCGTGGTGGGTCAACCTGTCGGTCACTGTCGCGGTCGTGCTCGCCATCACCGCCTGGGGCATGTACATCGGCTCGCGCCGCGAGCTGATCTGGACCCTGCGGCAGCGCGCCGAGACGGCCGAGGCCGAGCGCGACCTGCGCGCCACGCAGGCACGCTCCACCGAGCGCGCCCGCATCGCCCGCGAGATGCACGACGTGCTCGCCCACCGGATCTCGCAGATCTCCATGCACGCCGGCGCGTTGACCTACCGCGAGGACCTCTCTGCCGACGAGATGCGCAGCAGTGTCGCCGTGATCCAGGCCAAGGCCCACGAGGCGCTCACCGACCTGCGCGAGGTGCTCGGCGTACTGCGAGACGTCGACGGCGCTGCCGCCACCGGTCCGCTCACCGGCCCCCAGCCGACGTACGGCGACCTCGAGGCGCTGGTCGCCGACGCCCGCGACGCCGGCGCCGCGATCGAGTACGACGACGGCCTGGCCGGCGGCGAGCCGCTTCCCGACGCCGTGGGCCGCACGGTCTACCGGATCGTGCAGGAGGGCATCACCAACGCCGGCAAGCACGCCCCCGCGGCCACCCTGCGGATCTCGGTCAGCGGCTCCCCCGCCGACGGCGTCGACGTCGTGCTGCGCAACGCGCTGGGCTTCGGACCGACGCGCACCCCGGGCGCCGGTCTCGGCCTGGTCGGGCTCACCGAGCGGGCCGAGCTGCGCGGCGGGACGCTCACGCACCGCTTCGAGCACGCCCCCGGCGGGACCGGCGCCGAGGTCTTCGTGCTGCACGCATGGCTACCGTGGGCCGCCGAGCCCGGCCAGGGAGAGGACCACCCGTGA
- a CDS encoding MBL fold metallo-hydrolase: MGDEESAAVVAPATTVLRVPPAPNTVKVTIVGCSGSYPGPDSPASCYLVQAVDSLRTWSLVLDMGNGALGALQRYVDPLQVDAVFISHLHADHCVDMTSYYVLRKYHPTGTQPKIPVWGPKGTAKRLAKAYDLPRKPGMREEFSFRVYADPIEIGPFLIEPYEVDHPVPAYGLRVSAFGKVLAYSGDTGPTAALGDIAADADLFLCEASFRSCDDNPPNLHLTGTEAGEVAAKAGAKRLVVTHVPPWHDAATMLAEAEAAYDGPTELAVQGTVYEL, encoded by the coding sequence ATGGGTGACGAGGAGAGCGCAGCGGTGGTGGCGCCGGCGACGACGGTGCTGCGGGTGCCACCGGCGCCCAACACGGTGAAGGTGACGATCGTCGGCTGCTCCGGCTCCTACCCGGGACCGGACTCGCCCGCGAGCTGCTACCTCGTCCAGGCCGTCGACTCGCTGCGCACCTGGAGCCTGGTGCTCGACATGGGCAACGGCGCGCTCGGCGCGCTGCAGCGCTACGTCGACCCGCTGCAGGTCGACGCCGTGTTCATCAGCCACCTGCACGCCGACCACTGCGTCGACATGACCAGCTACTACGTGCTGCGCAAGTACCACCCCACCGGCACCCAGCCGAAGATCCCCGTCTGGGGGCCCAAGGGCACCGCCAAGCGGCTGGCCAAGGCCTACGACCTGCCCCGCAAGCCCGGCATGCGCGAGGAGTTCTCCTTCCGCGTCTACGCCGACCCGATCGAGATCGGCCCGTTCCTGATCGAGCCCTACGAGGTCGACCACCCCGTCCCGGCGTACGGCCTGCGGGTCTCGGCCTTCGGCAAGGTGCTCGCCTACAGCGGCGACACCGGCCCGACCGCGGCCCTCGGCGACATCGCCGCCGACGCGGACCTGTTCCTGTGCGAGGCGTCCTTCCGCTCCTGCGACGACAACCCGCCCAACCTCCACCTCACCGGGACCGAGGCCGGCGAGGTCGCCGCCAAGGCCGGCGCGAAGCGGCTCGTGGTCACCCACGTCCCGCCGTGGCACGACGCCGCGACGATGCTGGCCGAGGCGGAGGCGGCGTACGACGGGCCGACGGAGCTGGCGGTGCAGGGGACGGTCTACGAGCTCTGA
- a CDS encoding response regulator transcription factor, producing the protein MTDQIRVIVVDDDPLVRSALTLMLGGQADIAVVGEASDGRAGIALARELAPDVVLMDIRMPVLDGLAATRILHSDPRPPRVIVLTTFDANDYVVGALAAGADGFLLKDTAPPEIVAALRKVADGDPMLSPSVTRTLIERVRTTSGDSRAADAQRRLDRLTERELEVAGAVGRGLSNAEIARELHLSVPTVKGHVSKLFEKLETTNRVQIALTIRDAGHPVE; encoded by the coding sequence GTGACCGACCAGATCCGCGTCATCGTCGTCGACGACGACCCGTTGGTGCGCTCCGCGCTGACCCTGATGCTCGGCGGACAGGCCGACATCGCGGTCGTCGGCGAGGCCTCGGACGGCCGCGCCGGCATCGCCCTGGCCCGCGAGCTGGCCCCCGACGTCGTCCTGATGGACATCCGGATGCCCGTCCTCGACGGCCTTGCCGCCACCCGGATCCTGCACTCCGACCCCCGGCCGCCGCGGGTGATCGTGCTGACCACCTTCGACGCCAACGACTACGTCGTGGGCGCCCTCGCCGCCGGCGCCGACGGCTTCCTGCTCAAGGACACCGCTCCGCCCGAGATCGTCGCCGCCCTCCGCAAGGTGGCCGACGGCGACCCGATGCTGTCGCCCTCGGTCACCCGCACCCTCATCGAGCGGGTCCGCACCACGTCCGGCGACAGCCGCGCCGCCGACGCCCAGCGCCGCCTCGACCGGCTGACCGAGCGCGAGCTCGAGGTCGCCGGCGCGGTCGGGCGCGGACTGTCGAACGCCGAGATCGCCCGCGAGCTGCACCTGTCCGTGCCGACGGTGAAGGGGCACGTGTCCAAGCTGTTCGAGAAGCTGGAGACCACGAACCGGGTCCAGATCGCGCTGACGATCAGGGATGCGGGGCACCCGGTGGAGTGA